One Melospiza melodia melodia isolate bMelMel2 chromosome 1, bMelMel2.pri, whole genome shotgun sequence genomic window carries:
- the LOC134430755 gene encoding feather beta keratin-like — MPQGHGTKLSRPSRTSIKDSPEPLSLTHFSSSLLLLLLSTAGTLHTTPMACYNRCTPCGPTPLANSCNEPCALQCQDSRVIIDPSPVLVTLPGPIMTSFPQSTAVGSTSSAALGTELNAQGQPISGGFGFGLGYGLGGLGCSGRRGYGSIC; from the exons ATGCCTCAAGGCCATGGGACAAAGCTGTCCCGCCCCTCCAGAACCAGCATAAAAGACagcccagagcctctctccctcacacacttctcctcaagccttctcctcctgctcctgtcgaCAG caggCACCCTCCACACCACACCCATGGCCTGCTACAACCGCTGCACTCCCTGCGGACCCACCCCgctggccaacagctgcaacgagccctgtgccctgcaatgccaggatTCCCGTGTCATCATCgacccttcccctgtgctggtcaccctgccaggacccatcATGACCTCCTTCCCCCAGAGCACGGCCGTCGGATCCACCTCCtccgctgctctgggcactgagctcaatgcccagggacagcccatctctggcggctttggctttggccttggctacggcctgggaggcctgggctgctctggcagAAGGGGCTATGGCTCCATCTGCTAA
- the LOC134430764 gene encoding feather beta keratin-like, whose amino-acid sequence MACYNRCTPCGPTPLANSCNEPCALQCQDSRVIINPSPVLVTLPGPIMTSFPQNTAVGSTSSAALGTELNAQGQPISGGFGFGLGYGLGGLGCYGRRGYGSIC is encoded by the coding sequence ATGGCCTGCTACAACCGCTGCACTCCCTGCGGACCCACCCCgctggccaacagctgcaacgagccctgtgccctgcaatgccaggatTCCCGCGTCATCATCaacccttcccctgtgctggtcaccctgccgggacccatcatgacctccttcccccagaacaccgccgtcggatccacctcctctgctgctctgggcactgagctcaatgcccagggacagcccatcTCTGGCGGCTTTGGCTTTGGCCTTGGCTACGGCCTGGGAGGCCTGGGCTGCTATGGCAGAAGGGGCTATGGCTCCATCTGCTAA
- the LOC134416408 gene encoding feather beta keratin-like, with amino-acid sequence MVQRLTTLSQPGTVACKVPQGHGTKLSRPSRTSIKDSPEPLSLTHFSSSLLLLLLPTAGTLHTTPMACYNRCSPCGPTPLANSCNEPCALQCQDSRVIINPSPVMVTLPGPIMTSFPQNTPVGSTSSAALGTELNVQGQPISGGFGGFGLGYGLGGLGCSGRRGGYIC; translated from the exons ATGGTCCAAA GACTCACCACTCTGAGCCAGCCAGGAACTGTGGCCTGCAAAGTGCCTCAAGGCCATGGGACAAAGCTGTCCCGCCCCTCCAGAACCAGCATAAAAGACagcccagagcctctctccctcacacacttctcctcaagccttctcctcctgctcctgccgaCAG caggCACCCTCCACACCACACCCATGGCCTGCTACAACCGCTGCAGCCCCTGCGGACCCACCCCgctggccaacagctgcaacgagccctgtgccctgcaatgccaggatTCCCGCGTCATCATCAACCCTTCCCCTGTGATGgtcaccctgccaggacccatcatgacctccttcccccagaacacccccgtcggatccacctcctccgctgctctgggcactgagctcaaTGTCCAGGGACAGCCAATCTCCGGGGGCTTTGGTGGCTTTGGCCTTGGCTACGGCCTGGGAggcctgggctgctctggcagAAGGGGCGGCTACATCTGTTAA
- the LOC134416470 gene encoding feather beta keratin-like: protein MTQSSIKASPEPLSLTHFTEAFSSCSCRQPGTLHTTPMACYNRCSPCGPTPLANSCNEPCALQCQDSRVIINPSPVLVTLPGPIMTSFPQNTAVGSTSSAALGTELNAQGQPISGGFGFGLGYGLGGLGCYGRRGYGYIC from the exons ATGACGCA AAGCAGCATAAAAGCCagcccagagcctctctccctcacACACTTCACCGaagccttctcctcctgctcctgccgaCAACCAG GCACCCTCCACACCACACCCATGGCCTGCTACAACCGCTGCAGTCCCTGCGGACCCACCCCgctggccaacagctgcaacgagccctgtgccctgcaatgccaggatTCCCGCGTCATCATCaacccttcccctgtgctggtcaccctgccaggacccatcatgacctccttcccccagaacaccgccgtcggatccacctcctctgctgctctgggcactgagctcaatgcccagggacagcccatcTCTGGCGGATTTGGCTTTGGCCTTGGCTACGGCCTGGGAGGCCTGGGCTGCTATGGCAGAAGGGGCTATGGCTACATCTGTTAA
- the LOC134430784 gene encoding feather beta keratin-like: MACYNRCSPCGPTPLANSCNEPCALQCQDSHVIINPSPVMVTLPGPIMTSFPQNTAVGSTSSAALGTELNAQGQPISGGFGFGLGYGLGFGFGLGYGLGGLGCYGRRGYGSIC, encoded by the exons ATGGCCTGCTACAACCGCTGCAGTCCCTGCGGACCCACCCCgctggccaacagctgcaacgagccctgtgccctgcaatgccaggatTCCCACGTCATCATCAACCCTTCCCCTGTGATGGTCACCCTGCCGGGACCCATCAtgacctccttcccccagaacaccgccgtcggatccacctcctccgctgctctgggcactgagctcaatgcccagggacagcccatcTCTGGCGGATTTGGCTTTGGCCTTGGCTACGGCCT CGGATTTGGCTTTGGCCTTGGCTACGGCCTGGGAGGCCTGGGCTGCTATGGCAGAAGGGGCTATGGCTCCATCTGCTAA